One genomic segment of Stigmatella aurantiaca includes these proteins:
- the rplS gene encoding 50S ribosomal protein L19 — MRRSAIEHVESKFLRKDVAVFRTGDSVRVHWKVKEGEKERVQAFEGVVIRKKKGNNRSSFTVRKVSFGVGVERIFPLHSPRYERIEVLSRGNVNRNRLFYLRALKGKASRVDVQEEKMGDKKAPKAAAKA; from the coding sequence ATGCGTCGCAGCGCCATCGAGCACGTCGAGTCCAAGTTTCTCCGCAAGGACGTGGCGGTTTTCCGGACCGGGGACTCGGTCCGGGTCCACTGGAAGGTCAAGGAAGGCGAGAAGGAGCGCGTGCAGGCCTTCGAGGGCGTCGTCATCCGGAAGAAGAAGGGCAACAACCGCTCCAGCTTCACCGTGCGCAAGGTCTCCTTCGGCGTCGGCGTGGAGCGCATCTTCCCGCTGCACAGCCCCCGCTATGAGCGCATCGAGGTTCTCTCGCGCGGCAACGTGAACCGCAACCGCCTCTTCTACCTCCGGGCCCTCAAGGGCAAGGCGTCCCGCGTGGACGTCCAGGAGGAGAAGATGGGCGACAAGAAGGCCCCCAAGGCTGCTGCCAAGGCCTAG
- the trmD gene encoding tRNA (guanosine(37)-N1)-methyltransferase TrmD, giving the protein MYPVEVLTLFPEMVSGYVGQSILGKAQERGKLSVTATDIREYAEGKHRVTDDTPYGGGAGMVMKVEPLVAAIEAARARHPGAKVLLMSPRGPTFTQARARELVAHAPGLILVCGRYEGVDERVMPFLDGELSLGDFILTGGEVAALAVVDAVARLLPGVLGNQASHVSESFEEGLLEHPQYTRPPAFRGAEVPAVLQSGDHARIARWRRWKALHLTQERRADLFSRVELGLADRKLLGLREEDL; this is encoded by the coding sequence ATGTACCCGGTGGAGGTCCTCACGCTCTTTCCGGAGATGGTGTCTGGCTACGTGGGGCAGAGCATCCTGGGCAAGGCCCAGGAGCGGGGAAAGCTGTCCGTCACCGCCACGGACATCCGCGAGTACGCCGAGGGCAAGCACCGCGTGACGGACGACACCCCGTACGGGGGCGGCGCCGGCATGGTGATGAAGGTGGAGCCGCTGGTGGCGGCCATCGAGGCGGCGCGGGCGCGGCACCCCGGGGCGAAGGTGCTGCTCATGAGCCCCCGGGGGCCCACGTTCACCCAGGCCCGGGCCCGGGAGCTGGTGGCCCACGCGCCGGGCCTCATCCTCGTCTGTGGCCGCTACGAGGGCGTGGACGAGCGCGTGATGCCCTTCCTCGACGGGGAGCTGTCCCTGGGGGACTTCATCCTCACGGGCGGGGAGGTGGCGGCCCTGGCGGTGGTGGACGCCGTGGCCCGGCTGCTCCCTGGGGTGCTGGGCAACCAGGCGTCCCACGTGAGCGAGAGCTTCGAGGAGGGGCTGCTGGAGCACCCCCAGTACACCCGGCCGCCCGCGTTCCGGGGGGCGGAGGTGCCCGCGGTGCTCCAGTCGGGGGACCATGCCCGGATTGCCCGCTGGCGGCGCTGGAAGGCGCTGCACCTGACCCAGGAGCGCCGGGCGGACCTCTTTTCCCGCGTGGAGCTGGGGCTGGCCGACCGCAAGCTGCTCGGCCTGCGGGAGGAAGACTTGTAG